A portion of the Sabethes cyaneus chromosome 3, idSabCyanKW18_F2, whole genome shotgun sequence genome contains these proteins:
- the LOC128740267 gene encoding uncharacterized protein LOC128740267, with protein MSKKSTNLGQVTAVPAPDDAGAGNASVIVVPTTNPVGLVPPPSITQVNSSLVRAQSAPIVQNTGAYPKAQDSDAVGNKPRSIPSAPEVRRNPVREVRRKLDFHCQLCSNRDSDQMVQCDGCKQWFHYECVEVTDDVANVSWICPICNTAKDSTPTAINPPTSANTNQSHHDMTSVQQQRQGEPTKNNVGAGRPKSNAGSGRSKASSARRMKDLELQQLNDEHELEKKFLKKRYTILKEYGSETSSIVSDREKMSKIEEWVKETERHGEEIDSGLVDEDTNGHASNKSKQPLECQTPGPTQSNNQRLNHPDQPGPQSQRAPTHRPSSIENRASNIPSMNPGTLVDGNDFIPGQRSTPLHRPAVPPLTVNDETVCILNRSQLAARQAVSEDLPEFSGNPEDWPLFFSIFNSSTQMCGFSNEENMLRLRKCLKGKALEAVRCRLLHPSNVIGVMSTLKMLYGRPEAIVQAIIRKIRSLPPPNMEKLETVINFALTVENLVATIQACEVSDFVYNSSLRYELIERLPSSLKMDWARFSRGKPSPTLIDFSAWLYTTAEDASTVMIGNNSSEPRGGKTDGFLNFHSESESISGMTETAAKAAVVIKEQCAVCKGNCPSVTKCKRFEEFSYESKWATVKECKLCRKCLRKHNGSCKQSKPCGTNGCEFLHHPLFHNTQKHEASRSVLPQAASYPNTKTEPRTDHSCNIHQGQSEIMFRIVPVMLYGPTKTIRTYAFVDDGSELTLMEQSLADELGVQGPIRSLCLRWTGGTQKMSQSQQVNLQISGVHSSKRYELSGVYTMSSLQIRPQTLLLPELQKRYPYLEGLPLEAYNDISPRILLGLDHARLGHAVKSREGHDNEPIAVKTRLGWMVFGNCSNAKETERYVNYHSVKSCECNKDSDEDLHKMVKSYFSLDSLGVVKPDKLLMSQQDQRAQMLLETHTRRTSAGRYESALLWKYDNVRLPDSGAMALKRWRCLENRMKKDHALADAIKSKIDDHVSKGYVRKLNPEELQISRSRVWYLPIFPVVNPNKPGKMRLVWDAAATVHGVSLNTFLLKGPDQLTSLFSVLVQFREFRVAVSGDIREMFHQVLMRVEDQHCLRFFWKDDDRATQPSIFVVQVMTFGACCSPSTAQYVKNSNAKRFERDYPEAVDAIVKRHYVDDMLVSVESAEEAIQLVQDVKRIHTSAGFEMRNWISNSDSVLAAISEKTTKEKNLDIGDECATEKVLGMWWDTSNDCFTCKVSARYDQELMLGNRRPTKREVLRTLMMVFDPLGLIAHILMFLKVLLQEIRRTTVGWDDPIEDPQYDKWLSWLAVFPRIATIEVPRCYRTLAPVNSVVQMHTFVDASENGFAATVYLRFENYETVECALVGAKTRVAPLKFLSIPRSELQAAVIGVRLADSILKSLSIHVRQRTFWTDSKDVLCWIRSDHRRFSQFVAFRISEILETTDVVEWRWVPTKHNVADEGTKWKRAPDLASNSRWFRGPEFLRHKEEDWPVDPFSGRTTEEELRPHLLIHSLPSDPPIRTQNFSKWSKLLRVTGYVLRYINNLKRSCYGKPRVLGPLQKQDFIDAENHLYRCAQLTAFAEETAILAKNRSLSNPVKTISRSSLLYQWCAFLDENDVLRVKGRTKACAFIARDAAEPVILPRDHHVTRLIISSVHERFNHQNHETVINEILQRYRIPRLKAAYRQIRKDCQMCKILLAKPHPPAMGDLPPARLAAFSRPFTHMGIDYFGPISVSSGRRIEKRWGVIATCLTTRAIHLQIAYTLTTESCVMAIRNIMVRRGIPAMIYSDRGTNFRAASKELQSATAKIDHDALKSEFVSSNTEWSFNPPITPHMGGAWERLIRSVKQNLEAMQTSRHPTHEVLENTLIEIENIVNSRPLTNIPVDGDDHRVLTPNHFLLGSANGLKSWVTLDDSPVLLRNSWRHSQVLADTFWKQWVRDYLPTITRRTKWFTPVNPIMIGDLVIIVDSKLPRNCWLKGRVIATCPAPDSQVRKATVQTASGGIYERPAVSLAVLDVGVGRNTLHQEPSRIPGGSVGYTPSKCTSSTTANLHH; from the coding sequence ATGTCGAAGAAATCCACCAATCTTGGACAGGTAACCGCCGTACCGGCGCCAGATGATGCAGGGGCAGGTAACGCTAGTGTCATAGTTGTACCTACAACCAATCCCGTCGGCTTGGTTCCGCCTCCCAGCATAACGCAGGTAAATTCGAGTCTAGTTAGAGCGCAATCGGCaccaatagttcaaaatactggtgCGTACCCGAAGGCACAAGACTCCGACGCTGTCGGCAACAAGCCAAGGTCAATTCCGTCCGCGCCCGAAGTTAGACGAAATCCGGTTCGTGAAGTCAGAAGGAAACTCGATTTCCATTGTCAGTTGTGTAGTAATCGTGACAGTGATCAAATGGTGCAGTGTGATGGCTGTAAGCAGTGGTTCCACTACGAGTGTGTGGAAGTTACGGATGACGTAGCGAACGTGTCCTGGATCTGTCCTATTTGCAATACCGCAAAGGATTCAACACCAACAGCGATTAATCCCCCCACCAGTGCCAACACCAACCAGAGTCATCACGACATGACGAGTGTGCAACAGCAAAGACAGGGCGAACCAACTAAGAATAACGTTGGCGCTGGTCGACCGAAGAGTAATGCGGGTTCAGGCAGAAGTAAGGCGAGTTCAGCAAGAAGGATGAAAGATTTAGAGCTACAACAGCTCAATGACGAGCATGAGCTGGAGAAGAAGTTTCTAAAGAAGAGGTACACGATCCTGAAGGAGTACGGTAGCGAAACGTCATCAATCGTCAGCGATAGGGAGAAGATGTCGAAGATTGAGGAATGGGTAAAAGAAACAGAGCGCCATGGTGAGGAGATCGATTCCGGTTTAGTAGATGAGGACACGAATGGACATGCATCGAACAAGTCGAAGCAGCCACTGGAGTGCCAAACTCCGGGTCCCACTCAGAGCAACAACCAACGATTGAATCATCCGGACCAACCAGGTCCGCAGTCGCAACGTGCACCTACGCACCGCCCGAGTTCCATCGAAAATCGAGCTTCAAACATCCCATCCATGAATCCAGGCACCTTGGTAGATGGAAATGATTTCATTCCCGGGCAACGTTCAACACCACTTCACCGGCCAGCTGTGCCACCTCTGACCGTTAACGACGAGACGGTGTGCATCCTGAATCGAAGTCAGCTCGCCGCACGCCAAGCGGTTTCCGAAGATCTGCCAGAATTTAGTGGAAATCCGGAGGATTGGCCGCTGTTCTTTTCGATATTTAACTCTTCAACTCAAATGtgtgggttctcgaacgaagagAACATGTTGCGGCTGCGGAAGTGCTTAAAGGGCAAAGCCCTCGAGGCGGTAAGGTGTCGTCTACTCCATCCATCCAACGTAATTGGAGTAATGTCGACGCTGAAAATGCTCTACGGAAGACCGGAGGCTATTGTGCAAGCTATTATTCGAAAGATTCGTTCGCTACCACCACCAAACATGGAAAAGTTAGAAACGGTAATAAACTTTGCGCTTACGGTGGAGAATCTTGTTGCCACGATTCAGGCGTGCGAGGTCAGTGATTTCGTGTACAACTCGTCGCTTCGGTACGAATTAATCGAAAGACTTCCGTCATCTCTCAAAATGGATTGGGCCAGATTCTCTCGTGGCAAACCGAGCCCAACGCTCATCGATTTTAGTGCATGGTTGTACACAACGGCAGAGGACGCAAGCACAGTGATGATCGGTAACAACAGCAGCGAACCTCGGGGAGGTAAAACGGACGGCTTTCTGAATTTTCATTCCGAGTCGGAGTCGATAAGCGGCATGACGGAAACGGCGGCTAAGGCCGCTGTTGTAATTAAAGAACAATGCGCCGTATGTAAGGGGAACTGTCCATCCGTAACGAAGTGCAAGAGGTTCGAAGAATTCAGCTACGAATCTAAGTGGGCAACGGTGAAGGAGTGCAAGCTGTGCCGGAAATGCCTGCGAAAGCACAACGGATCATGTAAGCAGTCGAAACCCTGCGGAACGAATGGATGCGAATTCCTACACCACCCGTTGTTCCACAACACGCAGAAACACGAAGCTTCGAGATCTGTGTTACCGCAAGCAGCCAGCTACCCCAACACTAAAACGGAACCGAGAACAGATCATAGTTGCAACATTCACCAAGGTCAGTCGGAGATTATGTTTCGAATCGTTCCGGTGATGCTGTATGGACCTACAAAGACGATACGCACCTACGCGTTCGTTGATGATGGATCCGAGCTCACTCTAATGGAGCAAAGCCTCGCTGATGAGTTGGGCGTGCAAGGACCGATAAGATCATTATGCCTAAGGTGGACCGGCGGAACACAGAAAATGTCGCAGTCTCAACAGGTCAACCTGCAAATCTCCGGTGTGCATAGCTCGAAGAGGTACGAGCTATCAGGAGTGTACACGATGTCCTCCCTGCAAATTCGTCCGCAAACACTGCTGCTTCCGGAACTTCAGAAGAGGTATCCTTACCTGGAAGGATTGCCTCTTGAAGCGTATAACGACATTAGTCCTCGAATTCTCCTCGGTCTAGATCACGCTAGGCTTGGCCATGCCGTCAAAAGTCGAGAGGGTCACGACAACGAACCTATCGCTGTCAAAACACGTTTAGGGTGGATGGTGTTCGGAAATTGTTCCAACGCGAAGGAAACTGAACGGTACGTGAATTACCACAGCGTGAAAAGCTGCGAATGCAACAAAGATTCCGATGAGGATCTACACAAGATGGTGAAATCATACTTCTCGCTCGATAGTCTCGGAGTCGTCAAGCCGGATAAGCTATTGATGTCGCAGCAGGATCAACGAGCACAAATGCTCCTAGAAACTCATACCCGTCGGACAAGTGCCGGCCGATACGAATCCGCCCTCCTCTGGAAGTACGATAATGTTCGGCTTCCGGACAGTGGAGCCATGGCGTTGAAGCGGTGGAGATGCTTAGAAAATCGTATGAAGAAGGATCATGCCCTGGCCGATGCGATAAAGTCGAAGATCGACGACCACGTTAGCAAGGGCTACGTCAGGAAGTTAAATCCAGAAGAACTCCAGATTTCCAGATCTCGCGTGTGGTATCTTCCGATCTTTCCGGTCGTCAACCCAAACAAACCCGGTAAGATGAGACTGGTATGGGATGCAGCGGCCACCGTCCACGGAGTGTCGCTCAATACCTTTCTACTGAAGGGACCTGACCAGCTGACATCGCTTTTTTCCGTGCTGGTACAATTTAGAGAGTTCCGGGTTGCGGTGAGTGGAGACATCCGCGAGATGTTCCACCAGGTACTAATGCGGGTAGAGGACCAGCACTGCCTGCGTTTCTTCTGGAAAGACGACGATCGTGCGACGCAGCCGAGTATTTTCGTAGTACAGGTAATGACCTTCGGAGCCTGTTGTTCGCCAAGCACAGCGCAGTACGTGAAAAATAGTAACGCAAAGCGGTTCGAGCGGGATTATCCGGAAGCGGTTGATGCAATAGTCAAGCGTCACTATGTGGACGACATGCTCGTGAGCGTTGAATCCGCGGAAGAAGCAATCCAGCTGGTGCAGGACGTGAAAAGAATTCACACTTCAGCCGGCTTCGAAATGCGGAACTGGATATCGAACTCCGATAGTGTGTTGGCCGCGATTAGTGAAAAAACCACCAAGGAGAAAAATCTTGACATTGGCGACGAATGCGCCACCGAAAAGGTGCTCGGGATGTGGTGGGATACCTCGAACGACTGCTTTACCTGCAAGGTTTCGGCCCGATATGACCAGGAGCTCATGCTAGGGAACCGTCGACCAACGAAAAGAGAGGTTCTTCGTACGCTGATGATGGTGTTTGATCCACTGGGGCTCATCGCACACATATTGATGTTTCTGAAGGTGTTGCTTCAGGAGATCCGGCGAACGACGGTTGGCTGGGATGATCCAATTGAGGACCCCCAGTACGACAAATGGCTATCGTGGCTGGCAGTATTCCCACGGATCGCAACGATTGAGGTTCCGCGTTGTTATCGTACGCTAGCGCCCGTAAATTCCGTAGTGCAGATGCATACATTCGTCGATGCAAGCGAGAATGGATTTGCAGCTACGGTATACCTTCGATTTGAAAATTACGAGACCGTCGAATGTGCGTTGGTCGGCGCCAAAACAAGAGTCGCGCCGCTTAAGTTTTTATCTATTCCCCGTTCCGAATTGCAAGCAGCAGTCATTGGCGTGCGTCTTGCGGATTCGATATTGAAATCGCTTTCAATCCACGTTAGGCAGCGAACGTTCTGGACAGATTCGAAGGATGTACTCTGCTGGATCCGTTCAGATCACCGGCGATTTAGCCAGTTTGTAGCATTCCGCATTAGCGAAATCCTCGAAACGACAGATGTAGTTGAGTGGCGATGGGTGCCGACGAAACATAACGTTGCCGACGAAGGGACGAAATGGAAGCGAGCGCCTGACCTAGCGAGTAACAGCCGTTGGTTCCGTGGGCCGGAATTCCTACGTCACAAGGAAGAAGATTGGCCGGTGGATCCGTTTTCTGGAAGAACGACGGAAGAAGAACTTCGACCGCATCTGCTTATTCACAGTTTACCCAGTGATCCGCCAATTCGTACACAAAACTTCTCGAAGTGGTCCAAGCTGCTACGCGTAACGGGATATGTTCTACGGTACATTAACAATCTCAAACGTAGCTGCTATGGGAAGCCACGCGTACTTGGGCCGTTGCAGAAACAGGACTTCATCGACGCAGAAAATCACCTGTACCGCTGTGCACAGTTAACTGCCTTCGCAGAGGAAACCGCCATCCTCGCAAAGAATCGTTCGTTGTCGAATCCAGTGAAAACGATTTCTAGATCTAGTTTACTCTATCAGTGGTGTGCCTTCCTGGATGAAAATGATGTACTACGTGTCAAAGGTCGCACGAAAGCATGCGCATTCATCGCTAGAGATGCAGCTGAACCAGTAATTCTTCCGCGGGATCATCATGTTACCCGCCTCATCATCTCATCAGTCCATGAAAGGTTCAACCACCAGAACCACGAAACAGTGATTAACGAAATACTCCAACGCTACCGTATTCCTCGCCTGAAAGCAGCGTATCGCCAGATCCGGAAAGACTGTCAGATGTGCAAAATTCTTCTCGCTAAACCACACCCTCCAGCAATGGGTGACCTTCCTCCAGCTCGGCTGGCCGCATTCAGTCGACCCTTCACGCACATGGGAATCGATTACTTCGGTCCGATATCGGTGTCAAGTGGAAGACGTATAGAGAAACGGTGGGGGGTTATCGCCACCTGCTTAACCACTCGTGCCATTCACCTGCAGATCGCTTACACACTGACAACTGAATCCTGCGTTATGGCTATCCGAAATATCATGGTTAGGAGGGGAATTCCTGCGATGATCTACAGTGATCGAGGAACTAACTTCCGAGCTGCCAGCAAGGAGTTGCAGAGCGCAACAGCGAAAATCGACCACGACGCCCTGAAGAGCGAGTTCGTCTCGAGCAACACGGAATGGTCTTTCAATCCTCCCATCACACCTCACATGGGTGGAGCGTGGGAACGTTTAATCCGCAGTGTAAAGCAGAACCTCGAAGCCATGCAGACGAGCAGACATCCAACACACGAAGTCTTGGAAAACACTTTAATAGAGATCGAGAACATCGTAAACTCTCGCCCGCTGACCAACATTCCTGTGGATGGAGACGATCATCGGGTATTGACGCCCAACCACTTCCTGTTGGGGTCAGCTAATGGTTTGAAATCCTGGGTCACTCTGGACGATAGCCCTGTCCTACTCAGGAACAGCTGGAGACATTCGCAGGTGTTAGCAGACACCTTCTGGAAGCAGTGGGTTCGAGACTATCTGCCCACGATTACTCGTAGGACCAAGTGGTTCACTCCGGTGAATCCGATTATGATCGGAGATTTGGTGATCATTGTTGATTCGAAGCTTCCTCGAAATTGTTGGCTGAAAGGTCGTGTCATCGCTACGTGTCCGGCTCCAGACAGCCAGGTCAGAAAGGCGACGGTACAGACCGCATCCGGCGGCATCTACGAGCGACCAGCGGTGTCTCTGGCGGTCCTCGACGTAGGCGTAGGAAGGAATACGCTTCATCAGGAGCCTTCGCGCATTCCGGGGGGGAGTGTTGGTTATACCCCGTCGAAATGCACATCTAGCACCACTGCAAATCTACACCACTGA